TAGCCGATCCCCTGATGGATCAGAAGCGTGAAGTTGAGCTCGGCATCCTCGTTCAGTGTCGCGAGGAAACCGTCCGGCGTCACGACTTCGACCTGCTCGTTGTTCAGGTCGGCTCCGGTGATCTCGATCGGGCCGGTGAAGCTGTAGTTCACTTCGACCTTTTTCTCGTCCCCTTTGATTTTGAAACGGAGGTTTTTGAGGTTGATGATGAAAACCGCCACATCCTCAAGCATTCCGCGTACAGAATCAAACTCGTGCGATGCCCCCTCGATTTTGACACCGATCGGAGCGTATCCGATGGTGCTGCCAAGAAGAAGACGGCGGATCGGATGCGCGAGAGAGACGGCGTATCCCGTCTCGAACGGGTAGGCCGTGATGCGCATTTTGTTCTCGCCGGTCTGCTCGATTTCGACCTCGCTCGGCATAAAGGGTGATGTTTTGATTCTTTTCATGGGCAACTCGCTTTATTATTTGCTGTAAAGCTCGACGATCAATCGCTCTTCAACAGGAATGACAACCTCTTCACGCTCGGGAATGCGTGTAAAGATCCCGAATACTTTGTCGTGATCCACATCGACCCACGGTGCGATGCCGGTCTGGCGCGTCAGCTCCATGGCGCGCTGAATCTGGGGGTTGTTTTTGCTCTTTTCGCGAATCTCGATCTTCTGTCCCGCTTTGACGCGGAAAGAAGGGATGTTGACGCGTTTGCCGTCGACCAGGACATGGCCGTGGGTGACGAGCTGGCGCGCGAACGCGCGTGTCGTGGCAAATCCCATGCGGTAGACCACATTGTCAAGGCGTCGCTCGAGAAGGGCGATCAGGTTCTCCCCCGTGTTGCCCTCCATGCGGTTCGCGTCTTTGAAAAGTCGGCGGAACTGCTTCTCCCCGACACCGTACATATATTTGGCTTTCTGCTTTTCGCGAAGCTGCAAGCCGTACTGGCTGATCTTCGTTCTGCGCTGACCGTGCTGTCCCGGTGCGTAGGGTCGCTTGTCAAGCGCGCTCTTTCCTGCAAGTCTTCGTTCGCCTTTGAGTCCGAGACTCACGCCCAGGCGACGTTCGATTTTTTCTACTGGTCCTCTATATCGTGCCATCTCGTCCCCTTATACTCGTCGTCGTTTCGGAGGTCTGCAACCGTTGTGGGGCAGCGGCGTGATGTCTTTGAACCACATCACGCGGATACCCTCGATTGCGCCTACGCTTTTGACAGCCGTCTCGCGGCCGCTGCCCGGTCCCTGTACCTTGATACCGACCTCTTTGATCCCGTGCTCCATGGCTTTCGCCATCGCATCCTCGACCGCCTGCTGTGCCGCATAAGGAGTGGACTTCTTGCTTCCCTTGAAACCAAGAGAACCCGCGCTGCTCCATGAAATCACGTTGCCCGCTTCGTCCGTTACCGTAATGACAGTGTTGTTGTATGTCGCACTGATGTAGACCACACCGCGCGCGATATTCTTTTTGACAATCTTTTTTCTTGCTGCTTTTCGTTTTGCCACTGTTTACTCCTTACTTGCTTGCCGCGCCGACAGTTTTACGCTTGCCCTTGCGTGTGCGTGCGTTTGTTTTCGTTTTCTGTCCGCGAACCGGAAGACCGCGTCGATGGCGAAGACCGCGGTAGTTGCCCAGATCCATCAGCGCTTTGATGTCCATGGCAACCTTCTTGCGAAGATCCCCTTCCACCATATAGTTTTCCTGGATCTCCTTGCGGATCGCCGCCGCTTCCTCTTCGCTGAGTTCATGCACACGCTTGTCGTAGCTGATACCGGTCGCATCGAGGATCTTTCTCGATGTGGTCAGGCCGATACCGTAGATGTATGTCAGCGCATACTCCATACGCTTCTTTTTGGGTAGATCAACACCTGCAATACGTGCCATCTTTTATCCTTGTCTCTGTTTGTGTTTTGGGTTGACACAGATGACGCGAACAATGCCTTTTCGCTTGATGATCTTGCATTTGTCGCACATCTTCTTAACCGAAGGTCTGACTTTCATTTTTGTCTCCTTGATACGTTTCGGAGGCGAAGCCCCCGAAACTACGCTAACGCTGAGTTCTCCTCAGCGGAGGGCTCACGCGCAGTTGAACCGCGCTTGGATGCCACCTTGCGTTCCCGACTTTCGCCGCGTCCGCCTTGGCAGCGGGTCCGCCACGCTGGCGTGGCTTCGCCGGCTCCCGCCGTCGGATCGCTGAAACCTTATATCGAGGCGAATGTCGATCTCAACACTCGGCACTCGACACCAAACGGACGAAGCGGGTCTCTCGCTGCGGACCCGCCATGCACTGCGACAACATTTCCGGTCTCTTCGGAAGTGTTCCCCTTGTAATATAGGTTTGGCGAGTGACGGCCAAACCGACCCTTGCATAAACAGTGCGATTTATGCAAAACTCCTTCGCGTAGATGGAAAAGGGGATGGAATAATACCTTAAGCCAACTTACAGCTTACTTATATCTGTAAGTTATGCGCCCTTTGTCCAGGCTGTAGGGTGTCAGCTCCACCTTGACCCTGTCTCCCGGAAGGATTCGGATATAGTGCATTCGCATCTTGCCTGCGATATGGCACAAAACCACATGACCGTTCTCCAGTTCGACGCGGAATGTCGCGTTCGGGAGGGCTTCGATCACCTTGCCGTCAATCTCTATGACATCATCTTTTGCCATCGTTTCTCCTTTATGGTTGCGAGAGTATCTCTGCTTTGTTTCCCACGACTGCGACCGTGTGCTCATAATGGCTGCTTCGCATGCCATCCTGACAGACCACCGACCATTTGTCGTCCAGAATTTTCGGGGTCCCGTCTTTTTGGCATATCATCGGCTCCAGACAGAAGACCATGCCGTTTTTGATTTTCGGACCGCTTTTGGGGGAGCCGTGCTCCAGGTAGTTGGGAATCTCCGGCTCCTCGTGGGGTTTGCGGCCGATGCCGTGTCCGCAGAAGTTCAGCAGAGGCGTAAATCCGCGCGATTTGATGAACTTTTCGAGTTCGTAGCTCAACTCCTTGAAACGCATCCCCGGCCGAATCATATCGATCGCATGGTAGAGGGCGTCTTTCGCGCAGGCGATGAGCCGTTCATCCGCCTCGGAAATCTTTCCGATCGGCATGGTGATGGCGGCGTCGCCGTACCACCCTTCCAGTTCCGTGCCGATGTCCAGACCGAGAATATCGCCCTCTTTCACTTTCGTGTCGTCCGGGATGCCGTGAATGATGACTTCGTTGAGGGAGGTGCAGACAGCGGCCGGAAAGCCGTAGAGGCCCTTGAAGGAGGGACGCGCGCCTTTTGAGCGCACGAAATCCTCCCCCATGGTGTCGATCTCTTTGAGTGTCATGCCGGGTTTGACATTCTCCTGCAGGTAGCGGAGTGTCTCCCCGACAATCTGGTTCGCTTTGCGTAGTTTTTCGATCTCGGCCGGCTTGCGGATCGCAATCGACATCTACAGGCCCACCGCGCTGAGCGTTTCGTACTTGCTCATATAGATCTGCGCTTCGATCTTGCGCATCGTATCGAGTGCGACCTGAACCACGATCAGAACCGCCGTACCGCCGAAATAGAAAGGCACGCCCATGCTCTTGACCAGGACCCACGGAAGGGTGGAGATGATCGCGAGATAGATGGCGCCCCAGAATGTCAGACGGCTCGCCACTTCGTTGAGGAATTCGGCCGTATGCTCACCCGGGCGCACGCCCGGGATAAATCCGCCCTGGCGCTTCAGGTTGTCGGCGATATCCTTCGCGTTGAAGACGATCGACGCATAGAAGTAGGCGAAGAAGATGACAAACAGGAACATCATGATGTTGAACGTGTAACTGTTCGGGTTCAGGAAATCGGAGATCTTCTGAACGATCGGGTTGGTGGACGCCTGCAGGATCGTGCTGGGAAACATCAGAATCGCCGAAGCGAAAATGGGCGGGATGACCCCGCTCAGGTTCACTTTGATCGGGATGTAGTTCATGACCCGCTTCTTCTGGTTCTGCATCATCACTTTGCGGGAGTAGCTGACAGGAACACGCCGCTCCCCCAGTTCCACATAGATGATGAATCCGACCGTGGCGAAGATGATCGCCAGGATCGCCAGAACCACCAGGAAGTTAAGTTCCCCGGTGTTGACCAGGTTGATCGTCCCGCTGATGGCCGTCGGTATCGAGGAGACGATGCCGGCGAAGATGATCAGCGAAATACCGTTGCCGACCCCGCGCTGCGTGATCTGTTCACCGATCCACATCAGAAGCATCGTACCCGTCAGCATCGAGAATGCCGCCATCGTCACGAATGTCGTCGTGTCGACCATGATCGCACTCTCGCCCCCTTTGCCCGTCAGGCTCTGCAGTCCGATGGAAACACCGATAGCCTGGATCAGCGTGATGGCGATCGTGGCGTAGCGGATGATCTGCATGTACTTCGTCATGCCGTCACGCTCTTTTTTCATTTTGCCGAGTTCGGGGAAAGTTGCTGCGAGAAGTTCCATGATGATGGATGCGGTGATGTAGGGCATGATGCCCAAAGAGATGATGCTCAGACGTCTGACGGCGTTGCCGCTGAACATGTTGACCATGCCGAGCGCGTTGTTGGCGTTGGAGTCGAAAAACTCTTTGATGACGTCGACGTTGACACCCGGAACCGGCACATAGGCCAGAATCCGGTATGCCAGCAAAAATCCCAACGTAATCAGGATTTTATTGACCAATGATTTGTTCATTGTTATTTTCCGCTGGTCGTGATTCGCTCGTCTTTGATTTTGGC
This genomic interval from Hydrogenimonas urashimensis contains the following:
- the rpsD gene encoding 30S ribosomal protein S4; this translates as MARYRGPVEKIERRLGVSLGLKGERRLAGKSALDKRPYAPGQHGQRRTKISQYGLQLREKQKAKYMYGVGEKQFRRLFKDANRMEGNTGENLIALLERRLDNVVYRMGFATTRAFARQLVTHGHVLVDGKRVNIPSFRVKAGQKIEIREKSKNNPQIQRAMELTRQTGIAPWVDVDHDKVFGIFTRIPEREEVVIPVEERLIVELYSK
- the rpsK gene encoding 30S ribosomal protein S11 encodes the protein MAKRKAARKKIVKKNIARGVVYISATYNNTVITVTDEAGNVISWSSAGSLGFKGSKKSTPYAAQQAVEDAMAKAMEHGIKEVGIKVQGPGSGRETAVKSVGAIEGIRVMWFKDITPLPHNGCRPPKRRRV
- the rpsM gene encoding 30S ribosomal protein S13, encoding MARIAGVDLPKKKRMEYALTYIYGIGLTTSRKILDATGISYDKRVHELSEEEAAAIRKEIQENYMVEGDLRKKVAMDIKALMDLGNYRGLRHRRGLPVRGQKTKTNARTRKGKRKTVGAASK
- the rpmJ gene encoding 50S ribosomal protein L36; this translates as MKVRPSVKKMCDKCKIIKRKGIVRVICVNPKHKQRQG
- the infA gene encoding translation initiation factor IF-1, producing the protein MAKDDVIEIDGKVIEALPNATFRVELENGHVVLCHIAGKMRMHYIRILPGDRVKVELTPYSLDKGRITYRYK
- the map gene encoding type I methionyl aminopeptidase, with amino-acid sequence MSIAIRKPAEIEKLRKANQIVGETLRYLQENVKPGMTLKEIDTMGEDFVRSKGARPSFKGLYGFPAAVCTSLNEVIIHGIPDDTKVKEGDILGLDIGTELEGWYGDAAITMPIGKISEADERLIACAKDALYHAIDMIRPGMRFKELSYELEKFIKSRGFTPLLNFCGHGIGRKPHEEPEIPNYLEHGSPKSGPKIKNGMVFCLEPMICQKDGTPKILDDKWSVVCQDGMRSSHYEHTVAVVGNKAEILSQP
- the secY gene encoding preprotein translocase subunit SecY: MNKSLVNKILITLGFLLAYRILAYVPVPGVNVDVIKEFFDSNANNALGMVNMFSGNAVRRLSIISLGIMPYITASIIMELLAATFPELGKMKKERDGMTKYMQIIRYATIAITLIQAIGVSIGLQSLTGKGGESAIMVDTTTFVTMAAFSMLTGTMLLMWIGEQITQRGVGNGISLIIFAGIVSSIPTAISGTINLVNTGELNFLVVLAILAIIFATVGFIIYVELGERRVPVSYSRKVMMQNQKKRVMNYIPIKVNLSGVIPPIFASAILMFPSTILQASTNPIVQKISDFLNPNSYTFNIMMFLFVIFFAYFYASIVFNAKDIADNLKRQGGFIPGVRPGEHTAEFLNEVASRLTFWGAIYLAIISTLPWVLVKSMGVPFYFGGTAVLIVVQVALDTMRKIEAQIYMSKYETLSAVGL